A DNA window from Hevea brasiliensis isolate MT/VB/25A 57/8 chromosome 2, ASM3005281v1, whole genome shotgun sequence contains the following coding sequences:
- the LOC110639229 gene encoding probable methyltransferase PMT5 isoform X1, whose product MRSPWFNKPSVVFGPRPPHSWLLLCLICVLVLIAILGSTSSSAFDSVTNTPVPDIYSNYRRLKEQAAVDYLELRTLSSGASRQKELGLCGRERENYVPCYNVSANLLAGFKDGEEFDRHCEMSRPRPRCLVRPPKDYKIPLRWPAGRDVIWSNNVKLTKDQFLSSGSMTKRLMLLEENQIAFHSEDGLIFDGVKDYSRQIAEMIGLGSDSEFLQAGVQTVLDIGCGFGSFGAHLVSLKLMVVCIAVYEATGSQVQLALERGLPAIIGNFISRQLPYPSLSFDMVHCAQCGINWDEKDGMFLIEVDRVLKPGGYFVLTSPVSKPHGSSLNSRRRNTMTLIEELTEKICWTFLAQQEETFVWQKTVHVNCYKSRKQDTPPLCNDGPDNSPYYQPLVACITGTTSKHWIPIQNKSSGFHLSSAELQVHGVQPEDFFEDLQFWGSALRNYWSLLTPLIFSDHPKRPGDEDPLPPYNMIRNVMDMNAHYGGLNAAFLEGKKSVWVMNVVPVWARNTLPLILDRGFAGVLHDWCEPFPTYPRTYDMLHANGLLSHLSSERCSMMDLLLEMDRILRPEGWIVLSDKLGAIEMARALATQINWEARVIDLQNGSDQRLLVCQKPFVRK is encoded by the exons ATGAGAAGCCCCTGGTTTAATAAACCATCTGTAGTTTTCGGCCCTAGACCGCCGCATAGTTGGTTGCTGTTGTGCCTTATTTGTGTGCTTGTACTAATCGCTATCTTAGGATCCACATCTTCAAGTGCATTTGATTCTGTAACTAACACTCCGGTTCCTGACATTTATTCAAACTATAGAAGGTTAAAGGAGCAAGCTGCAGTTGATTATTTGGAGCTGAGAACCCTCTCGTCAGGAGCTAGCCGGCAAAAAGAACTGGGACTTTGTGGCAGAGAAAGAGAAAATTATGTGCCCTGTTATAATGTTTCAGCAAATTTGTTGGCTGGGTTTAAAGATGGTGAGGAGTTTGATAGGCATTGTGAAATGTCAAGACCAAGACCACGGTGTTTGGTTCGCCCTCCAAAGGACTATAAGATCCCCTTAAGGTGGCCAGCTGGTAGGGATGTGATATGGAGTAATAATGTGAAGCTTACCAAGGATCAGTTTCTTTCATctggaagcatgaccaaaag GTTGATGTTACTGGAAGAGAATCAAATTGCTTTTCACTCAGAAGACGGATTGATTTTTGATGGTGTCAAAGATTATTCTCGCCAGATTGCAGAGATGATAGGTTTAGGAAGTGACTCTGAATTTCTTCAAGCTGGT GTGCAAACTGTGCTAGATATTGGTTGTGGATTTGGCAGCTTTGGAGCTCATTTAGTGTCACTGAAGTTAATGGTGGTTTGTATTGCGGTATATGAAGCAACTGGCAGTCAAGTTCAGCTAGCCCTTGAGAGAGGTCTTCCAGCAATTATTGGCAATTTCATCTCACGGCAGCTTCCATATCCATCATTGTCATTTGACATGGTTCATTGTGCTCAATGTGGCATTAATTGGGATGAAAAAG ATGGCATGTTCCTTATTGAAGTTGATCGAGTTCTCAAGCCTGGAGGTTACTTTGTTTTAACCTCACCAGTAAGCAAGCCACATGGGAGCTCCTTGAACTCAAGGAGGAGAAACACAATGACACTTATAGAAGAATTAACTGAAAAAATATGTTGGACTTTTCTGGCCCAGCAGGAAGAGACTTTCGTATGGCAGAAAACTGTTCATGTCAATTGCTATAAATCTCG TAAGCAGGATACTCCACCACTATGCAATGATGGTCCTGATAATTCACCATATTATCAACCTCTTGTGGCATGTATAACTGGAACCACCAGCAAACACTGGATTCCCATTCAGAACAAGTCTTCGGGTTTCCATTTGAGCTCAGCTGAGCTTCAAGTTCATGGA GTTCAGCCTGAAGATTTCTTTGAAGACTTGCAATTTTGGGGATCAGCTCTGAGAAACTATTGGTCTTTGCTTACACCCTTAATTTTCTCTGACCATCCTAAGAGGCCAGGGGATGAAGATCCATTACCTCCATATAACATGATACGTAATGTGATGGACATGAATGCTCATTATGGGGGTTTAAATGCTGCATTTCTGGAGGGAAAAAAATCAGTGTGGGTGATGAATGTTGTACCTGTTTGGGCTCGTAACACACTTCCTCTCATACTTGACCGAGGTTTTGCTGGTGTTTTGCATGATTG GTGTGAACCCTTCCCTACATACCCCCGTACATATGACATGCTTCATGCAAATGGGCTTCTCTCACATCTCAGTTCAGAGAGGTGCAGCATGATGGACTTGCTTTTAGAGATGGATCGAATTCTACGACCTGAG GGATGGATTGTTCTTTCTGATAAATTAGGCGCCATTGAGATGGCACGGGCACTCGCTACACAGATAAACTGGGAAGCGAGGGTGATCGACTTGCAGAATGGCAGCGACCAGCGGCTACTTGTTTGCCAGAAACCATTTGTGAGAAAATGA
- the LOC110639230 gene encoding 14-3-3-like protein GF14 iota yields the protein MSADKERDTHVYMAKLAEQAERYEEMVECMKKIARLDCELTVEERNLLSVGYKNVIGARRASWRIMSSIEQKEEIKGNENNVKLIKGYRQKVEEELSGICNDILSIIDKHLIPSSTSGEATVFYYKMKGDYYRYLAEFKNDQERKEAADQSLKGYEAASTNASTDLPSTHPIRLGLALNFSVFYYEIMNSPERACHLAKQAFDEAIAELDTLSEESYKDSTLIMQLLRDNLTLWTSDLPEDGGEDNLKSEESKPAEGESQH from the exons ATGTCCGCCGATAAGGAGCGAGACACTCATGTTTACATGGCCAAGCTCGCCGAACAGGCCGAGCGTTACGAAG AAATGGTTGAGTGTATGAAAAAAATTGCAAGGCTTGATTGTGAGCTCACTGTGGAGGAGAGGAACCTCCTCTCTGTGGGTTACAAGAATGTGATTGGTGCTAGGAGAGCTTCTTGGCGCATTATGTCCTCCATTGAACAGAAGGAAGAGATTAAAGGAAATGAAAACAATGTTAAACTGATTAAGGGTTACCGCCAGAAGGTAGAAGAGGAACTCTCTGGCATTTGCAATGACATTCTTTCCATCATAGACAAGCATCTCATCCCTTCTTCCACCTCTGGGGAAGCTACTGTTTTCTACTACAAGAT GAAGGGTGACTACTATCGTTATCTGGCTGAGTTCAAGAATGATCAGGAAAGGAAGGAGGCCGCTGATCAGTCACTCAAGGGTTATGAG GCTGCTTCTACCAATGCAAGCACAGACCTTCCTTCAACTCACCCAATTCGTCTTGGCCTTGCACTTAATTTCTCTGTTTTCTACTATGAGATCATGAATTCTCCCGAAAG GGCTTGCCATTTGGCCAAACAAGCTTTTGATGAGGCCATTGCTGAGTTGGACACCTTGAGTGAGGAATCATATAAGGACAGCACTCTTATTATGCAGTTATTGAGAGATAACCTCACTCTCTGGACTTCTGACTTGCCTGAAGATGGAG GTGAGGATAACTTAAAGAGTGAAGAATCCAAGCCTGCAGAAGGAGAG AGCCAGCATTGA
- the LOC110639229 gene encoding probable methyltransferase PMT5 isoform X2: MRSPWFNKPSVVFGPRPPHSWLLLCLICVLVLIAILGSTSSSAFDSVTNTPVPDIYSNYRRLKEQAAVDYLELRTLSSGASRQKELGLCGRERENYVPCYNVSANLLAGFKDGEEFDRHCEMSRPRPRCLVRPPKDYKIPLRWPAGRDVIWSNNVKLTKDQFLSSGSMTKRLMLLEENQIAFHSEDGLIFDGVKDYSRQIAEMIGLGSDSEFLQAGVQTVLDIGCGFGSFGAHLVSLKLMVVCIAVYEATGSQVQLALERGLPAIIGNFISRQLPYPSLSFDMVHCAQCGINWDEKDGMFLIEVDRVLKPGGYFVLTSPVSKPHGSSLNSRRRNTMTLIEELTEKICWTFLAQQEETFVWQKTVHVNCYKSRKQDTPPLCNDGPDNSPYYQPLVACITGTTSKHWIPIQNKSSGFHLSSAELQVHGKSSA, translated from the exons ATGAGAAGCCCCTGGTTTAATAAACCATCTGTAGTTTTCGGCCCTAGACCGCCGCATAGTTGGTTGCTGTTGTGCCTTATTTGTGTGCTTGTACTAATCGCTATCTTAGGATCCACATCTTCAAGTGCATTTGATTCTGTAACTAACACTCCGGTTCCTGACATTTATTCAAACTATAGAAGGTTAAAGGAGCAAGCTGCAGTTGATTATTTGGAGCTGAGAACCCTCTCGTCAGGAGCTAGCCGGCAAAAAGAACTGGGACTTTGTGGCAGAGAAAGAGAAAATTATGTGCCCTGTTATAATGTTTCAGCAAATTTGTTGGCTGGGTTTAAAGATGGTGAGGAGTTTGATAGGCATTGTGAAATGTCAAGACCAAGACCACGGTGTTTGGTTCGCCCTCCAAAGGACTATAAGATCCCCTTAAGGTGGCCAGCTGGTAGGGATGTGATATGGAGTAATAATGTGAAGCTTACCAAGGATCAGTTTCTTTCATctggaagcatgaccaaaag GTTGATGTTACTGGAAGAGAATCAAATTGCTTTTCACTCAGAAGACGGATTGATTTTTGATGGTGTCAAAGATTATTCTCGCCAGATTGCAGAGATGATAGGTTTAGGAAGTGACTCTGAATTTCTTCAAGCTGGT GTGCAAACTGTGCTAGATATTGGTTGTGGATTTGGCAGCTTTGGAGCTCATTTAGTGTCACTGAAGTTAATGGTGGTTTGTATTGCGGTATATGAAGCAACTGGCAGTCAAGTTCAGCTAGCCCTTGAGAGAGGTCTTCCAGCAATTATTGGCAATTTCATCTCACGGCAGCTTCCATATCCATCATTGTCATTTGACATGGTTCATTGTGCTCAATGTGGCATTAATTGGGATGAAAAAG ATGGCATGTTCCTTATTGAAGTTGATCGAGTTCTCAAGCCTGGAGGTTACTTTGTTTTAACCTCACCAGTAAGCAAGCCACATGGGAGCTCCTTGAACTCAAGGAGGAGAAACACAATGACACTTATAGAAGAATTAACTGAAAAAATATGTTGGACTTTTCTGGCCCAGCAGGAAGAGACTTTCGTATGGCAGAAAACTGTTCATGTCAATTGCTATAAATCTCG TAAGCAGGATACTCCACCACTATGCAATGATGGTCCTGATAATTCACCATATTATCAACCTCTTGTGGCATGTATAACTGGAACCACCAGCAAACACTGGATTCCCATTCAGAACAAGTCTTCGGGTTTCCATTTGAGCTCAGCTGAGCTTCAAGTTCATGGAAA GAGTTCAGCCTGA